DNA from Thermococcus bergensis:
ACTTTTTTACTGTGATATTCTCGGATAGCACTCCCTATTACTCTCCTATAAGGATAAAGGGAGAGCTAAACACCTCCTTGCCCTTCATATATTATCGGGGAAGGGGGATAAATCTCTATGCGGTGAGTGCCCTTCACTGGGTTGACCTGTACTTCCAAAGGGGAGATAATGAAAAAGCTCTAAGACTCCTGGACGAGCTTCAGGGGCTCCTCTATTACGGAAATTACAACGGCGAAGATTACGCTTTGTTTTTGAATTATTTTCATTTTGAGAATTCTTCTGTTCCCTGGGTTTCTGGTTATGCCCAAGGCTTGGGAGCAGGATTATATGCAAAAGCCTACCAAACAACAAAAAACAAAACATACCTAAAAACAGCAAACCTGCTATTAAATTCATTTGACCTGCCTTTAGAAATGAACGGATTTGTTGCAGATACAAAATACGGGCCATGGTATCTCGAATACAACTACAATTCAAATGAGCTGGTCTTAAACGGCCACATAATAGCTTTGCAAGGCCTCTACTACTACTGGGAAATCACGAAAGATGAAAAAGCATGGAGACTATTCAAAGCTGGAGTAGAGAGCACAAAGAGGGCACTCCCAATCTTTGACACCAACTCGTGGAGTTTATACTCAAACATTCATGGAAAAGCAATGAGAAAATACCACGAACTCCATATCCAGCTCTTGGAATGGCTCTATGAAAAAACGGAAAATGAGATCTTTAAAGAATATGCAGAAAAATGGAAGAGATCACTCAAGGATGTGCGGTAGCGACCTAATAACCGGCAGAGCGACGAGAACACCGATCACAACATCCACAGCACTTTGAATGGCATTTGGAATGCCTATCACTAGCCAGAATGGAATATGGAACCACTCTTCAATAGTTGGAATTACTTGTTCTCTTGGAATGCCCAGCCACAGCGGTAGGGCATAGTAGTAGTTCATTGCAACCATTGCGGGGATCCTTATCGCAATTCCTATCAGATACGCCACGAGCACAAATATTACAAGGTCTCTCTCCCTCTTGTAGTTCTTGAAGTCAAACCTTGTGATCCTTTTAGCAATTTCAAGGCCTATTACCACACTCAAGGTTGCAAAGAACTTCATACTGGCTCCCAACCAAGAGGCAGACGATACTAAACTCAAACCCAAAAACAATAATACTAAGGCCGTTACACTGCTCCAAAAGCCCAACAAAATGTAGATAACCACTATCGGGACGGCTACAAGATCAATTGTCATTCCCCATTGAGTCGGAACCTTAAGCGGGGAAATCTGCAATACCAAAGATAAGCTCAGCAGCAGTCCGATTAATCCTATCTCCCTAGCCTTCATTTAAACCACCACCCGTGCTTTTGTTCCAATCTTTATAAAATTTTGTTCCATAATCGGAATATTTGGGAGGACAAAAATGAGAAGCAAAGCATTTATATGTTCCATGAAAATAAATTCTACGGTGGTTGGCATGAGAATACCCGAAGATGTCCGGAAAGACATTCCCTTAACCCAAGAGGTCATATATTTTGACAATACGGCGACTTCTCTAACCCCCAAACCAGTTATTGAGGCTATGGATGAGTATTATTTAAAATACAGGGCAAATGTCCACCGTGGAGTGCACAGGCTCTCTCAAAAGGCAACCCACGAGTATGAAAAGGCAAGGGAGATTACAGCAAAGTTTATCGGAGCTAAGTTTGAGGAGATTGTTTTCACAAAGAACACGAGTGAAAGCTTGAATTTGGCGGCTCTCGGACTGGAAGGAGTTTTCAAGAAAGGAGACAAGATAGTGACAACTCCCTATGAACACCACTCCGACTTGCTGCCCTGGCAGAGGCTGGCTAAAAAACTTGGATTGAAACTTGAGATAATTGAGGGAGACAACGAGGGCAACCTCGACCTAACAGATGCAGAGAAGAAAATCAAAGGTGCAAAGCTTGTAGCTATACAGCACGTCTCAAATGCCCTTGGAGTCATCCACGAGGTAGAAGAAATCGGAAAGATGGCAAAAGATGAGGGAGCAATCTTTGTGGTTGATGCAGCTCAAAGCGTTGGCCATATGGAAGTTGACGTTAACAAGCTTCACGCAGACTTCTTGGCATTTTCGGGACACAAGGGTCCAATGGGCCCAACCGGAATAGGAGTTCTCTACATAAGAGAAGAGTTCTTTGATGTGTTCGAGCCTCCTCTGATAGGTGGAGGAACGATTGAAGATGTTGATATTTACGATTACAAGCTCACAAATCCACCAGAAAGATATGAAGCCGGAACACCCAACATAGGCGGAGCGATAGGTCTCGCTGCCGGAATAAAGTACATCGAAAAGATAGGCCTGGACAAAATCGAAAAGCAGGAGCACAAGCTCGTGACGAGGACAACTGAAGGCTTAACGGAGCTTGAAGTTCCGTGGTACGGGCCAAGAGACCTCAAAAAGCATGCGGGAGTTGTAAGCTTCAACGTTCCCCCGCTTCACCCACATGATGTCGCCGCAGTTCTGGATGAGCACAACATTATGGTGAGGAGCGGCCACCACTGTGCACTGCCGGCAATGAAGAAGTTGGGCATAAATGGAACAGTTAGGGCGTCTTTCCATGTGTATAACAGCATTGAAGAAGTTGAAACGTTCCTTGGAGTAATGGAGGAGCTTGTAAGAAGCTTAAAGTGATTTCTTTTTTCAACTTTTTGGGAATCGCCCGGGATTTTCTAAACCCTCTTGAGAGGCAATGTCCCCTGTTAGCACAATAGATTTATGAAGTACAGTTCATAAATTCAAGTTGGTGATTCT
Protein-coding regions in this window:
- a CDS encoding D-glucuronyl C5-epimerase family protein; the protein is MKLIKIIPIFLIIFSLGCITVEDGLYSSPINSNVKVYVQIEEKSAVFDFSEVEIKVGDKTISEFNKPVFVGYARGENGEVNVAFIAEARVKNWYGKKGHAKNLITLKLPYGEEVLVTLELYYQDESIRIRADRDKSGVIGESIPKDVFLSPEEALLGEIRDLYGEIPQGILKEIERNKKLSSFFLQKYFETGNITYLISYRDSSYVLRAFGELAKWKALTPVDLKVFNLTLKANNEYYSRFTSPQKDFFTVIFSDSTPYYSPIRIKGELNTSLPFIYYRGRGINLYAVSALHWVDLYFQRGDNEKALRLLDELQGLLYYGNYNGEDYALFLNYFHFENSSVPWVSGYAQGLGAGLYAKAYQTTKNKTYLKTANLLLNSFDLPLEMNGFVADTKYGPWYLEYNYNSNELVLNGHIIALQGLYYYWEITKDEKAWRLFKAGVESTKRALPIFDTNSWSLYSNIHGKAMRKYHELHIQLLEWLYEKTENEIFKEYAEKWKRSLKDVR
- a CDS encoding cysteine desulfurase, yielding MRIPEDVRKDIPLTQEVIYFDNTATSLTPKPVIEAMDEYYLKYRANVHRGVHRLSQKATHEYEKAREITAKFIGAKFEEIVFTKNTSESLNLAALGLEGVFKKGDKIVTTPYEHHSDLLPWQRLAKKLGLKLEIIEGDNEGNLDLTDAEKKIKGAKLVAIQHVSNALGVIHEVEEIGKMAKDEGAIFVVDAAQSVGHMEVDVNKLHADFLAFSGHKGPMGPTGIGVLYIREEFFDVFEPPLIGGGTIEDVDIYDYKLTNPPERYEAGTPNIGGAIGLAAGIKYIEKIGLDKIEKQEHKLVTRTTEGLTELEVPWYGPRDLKKHAGVVSFNVPPLHPHDVAAVLDEHNIMVRSGHHCALPAMKKLGINGTVRASFHVYNSIEEVETFLGVMEELVRSLK